One genomic segment of Deltaproteobacteria bacterium includes these proteins:
- a CDS encoding TonB-dependent receptor: protein MVTKTQVDSHGYRDVSVPSNSRCGSVFRQGRWGVGTGLVLAALVLFAPAGRAESTALAEDKAGTAQVQDSLDLDLGELSSLKVFGASQYVQKVTEAPASVTIITADEIKKYGYRTLADILHSVNGVYVTNDRSYSYVGVRGFNRPGDYNSRVLLLVDGHRLNDNLYDQAGIGTESPVDVDLIDRVEIVRGPSSSLYGTNAFFGVINVIMKRGRDLNGTELSTEIGGYHSYKGRVTYGKRLSSDLEVLMSGAFYDSRGHERLFYKEYNDPATNNGVTRRADGDQSYNLFTKITYRDLTLVGGYSGREKVAPTAHFGTVFPSRRTSDYDERGYIDLKYEKEIAKGWELVTRLYYDRYYYRGNFFFDYSDTADPVFVLNQDHHVGEWWGGDVRLTKRLWEKHRVTVGAEYRHDFRRELTNIDRQPFVSYLRKNIGSRNWALFLQDEFTIREDLILNGSVRYDYYDSFGGTLSPRVALIYNRWHTTFKLIYGTAFRAPNAYEQFYTGTALKANFNLNPEKITTYEAIVERSLGKNLRASLAGYYYTIDGLLNQAEDPADG, encoded by the coding sequence CGCTCTTGTCCTGTTCGCGCCCGCCGGGCGTGCGGAGTCCACCGCGCTGGCAGAAGATAAAGCCGGGACAGCGCAAGTACAAGACTCTCTCGATCTTGATCTTGGCGAATTGTCAAGTCTCAAGGTGTTTGGTGCCTCACAGTATGTACAGAAAGTGACAGAAGCTCCGGCTTCGGTGACCATCATCACTGCCGACGAAATCAAGAAATACGGCTACCGTACGTTGGCTGATATTCTTCACAGTGTGAACGGGGTTTATGTCACCAACGATCGGAGTTACAGCTACGTCGGCGTCCGTGGCTTTAACCGTCCGGGGGATTATAACTCGCGCGTGCTGTTGCTGGTTGATGGGCACCGCCTCAACGACAATCTCTACGATCAAGCAGGTATTGGTACGGAATCACCTGTCGACGTCGATTTGATCGATCGTGTGGAAATTGTCCGTGGACCGAGTTCCTCTCTCTATGGGACCAATGCGTTCTTCGGAGTCATCAACGTCATCATGAAGCGTGGGCGTGACCTCAACGGTACTGAACTCTCAACCGAGATTGGCGGGTATCATTCGTATAAGGGGCGGGTGACCTACGGTAAACGACTCTCAAGCGACCTCGAAGTGCTCATGTCAGGCGCATTCTATGATAGCCGTGGGCACGAACGCCTTTTCTACAAGGAATATAACGATCCCGCCACGAATAACGGAGTTACGCGTCGCGCTGATGGCGACCAATCTTACAATCTGTTCACCAAGATCACCTATCGTGATCTGACGCTCGTGGGTGGATATAGTGGGCGCGAGAAAGTTGCGCCCACCGCCCATTTCGGAACGGTATTCCCGAGCAGACGAACGAGCGACTACGACGAGCGCGGGTACATTGATCTCAAGTACGAAAAAGAAATTGCCAAAGGCTGGGAACTCGTCACCCGTCTCTATTACGATCGCTATTATTATCGAGGCAATTTCTTTTTCGACTATTCAGACACGGCTGACCCCGTGTTTGTCTTGAACCAAGACCACCATGTTGGCGAGTGGTGGGGCGGCGACGTTCGGTTGACGAAACGACTGTGGGAGAAACATCGTGTCACTGTCGGTGCAGAATATCGTCATGATTTTCGCCGCGAACTGACGAATATCGATCGACAACCATTCGTCTCGTATTTGAGAAAAAACATTGGCTCACGCAACTGGGCACTCTTTTTGCAAGATGAATTTACCATCCGTGAAGATCTTATTCTCAACGGTAGCGTACGATATGATTATTATGACTCGTTCGGCGGGACGCTCAGCCCGCGCGTCGCGCTGATTTACAACCGTTGGCATACCACGTTTAAGTTGATCTACGGAACCGCATTCCGCGCTCCCAACGCCTATGAGCAGTTCTATACCGGAACCGCATTGAAGGCGAACTTCAACCTCAACCCTGAGAAGATTACGACCTACGAGGCGATTGTCGAGCGATCGTTGGGCAAGAACCTCAGGGCATCTCTTGCCGGATATTATTACACGATCGATGGTCTACTGAATCAAGCAGAAGATCCTGCTGATGGATGA